The window GGCGCTGTGCCACCGCCTGGCCGACACCATGCTCCAGGCCCGCGACGACAGCGGCAAGCAGGTCTTCCCCACCGGGGGTACCCGGGTGCTGGCCTACCCCGCCGCGCATTGCGCGGTGGCCGACGGCCAGGGCGACTACGGTTTCCTCTACGCCAACCTGCGCATGGGCCTGGGCCGCAGCGGCGCCGTGCACAGCGCGGTCGGCGACAGCCTGCTGGCGGTGCTGAAAGAGGTGCTGGACCCACTGCTAAAACGACGACCGATCGGCATCACCCTGCAGATCGACGAAAGCCAGGCCCAGGTCTACGACGGCAAGCACAGCAGCCTGCACCCGCTGTTCAACGGCCGCGCCTGAGCCTATCCCGTCTCATCCAATAAAAAGTACAAGACCATGAGCACGACCCACTCCGCCTCGACCCTGTGCGCGGCACAGGACCCTGCTGCCCGCGTTTACCGCCAGGTGACCTGGCGACTGATCCCGCTGCTGC of the Pseudomonas vanderleydeniana genome contains:
- a CDS encoding 5-carboxymethyl-2-hydroxymuconate isomerase: MPHLVLLYTPDLEAEADIPALCHRLADTMLQARDDSGKQVFPTGGTRVLAYPAAHCAVADGQGDYGFLYANLRMGLGRSGAVHSAVGDSLLAVLKEVLDPLLKRRPIGITLQIDESQAQVYDGKHSSLHPLFNGRA